In uncultured Desulfuromonas sp., the genomic stretch TTACGTCGGTAATCAACCAATTGTACCGTCTGGGGGCCGAAGTGCATTATCAACGCACCAGCGGCGTTCATGTGTCCGGCCACGCCAGCCGTGAAGAATTGAAACAACTGCTGGCCCTGGTCCGGCCTCAGAGTTTTATCCCCATTCATGGCGAATTTCGCCACCTGATCCAGCATGCCCGCTTGGCGCAGCAGATGGGGGTAGCGCAAGAGCACAGCCAGGTGATTGAAAACGGTCAGCCGGTGCTGGTCAGTTCTCATGGCCTGAAACTGTTGGAAGCGGTGGAAAGCGGCCGGGTGCTTGTTGATGGCAAAGGCGTTGGCGATGTCGGCATGATGGAGTTGCGTGATCGTCACCGTCTGGCTCGTCATGGCACGGTGATGGCGGTGCTGGCCGTGAGTCGTAGTAAAGGCACGCTGTTGCATGGACCGGAGCTTGTCAGCCGCGGTTGTCTGCCGGAGCCGGACAGTGACGCGTTGTTGGCCGAAGCTGCCGAAAAGGTGCGCGACATGCTGGCGGAACACCACCTGTCCTCTCTAACGGATTGGGATGATGTGCGCATCGAAATTCGTCAGACCCTGACGCGGTTTTTCAAGCGTCGTTTGCAGCGCCGACCGTTGGTGTTGCCGATTATCATACAACTATAACAGGCTGTTGAAAAACGGACTGTGGGCCCATGGACGGGCGATAAAAATCAACAACCGGTTTTCAAGTCCTTGATTTTATGAGCAAGATGGAGATCGCATTTTCGGCTTACGTCGTTGGGACATCCCCGGACGTGACTTTTTTAACATCCTGATAATCATTGTGCACCTCTTGTGAGGGCATGCATTTTAACGAGGTCGTTGGATTCATGAACCTGATTCATGCACTATTGCTTGGCTTGCTGCAAGGGGCCACCGAATTTCTGCCGGTATCCTCTTCGGGCCATCTGGCCATCGCGCAGTATTTCATCAAGGGTTTTGAACAGCCGGGCGTGCTGTTTGACGTGGTGCTGCACTGCGGCACTCTGTGCGCGGTGCTGATCTATTTCTGGAAAGATGTCTGCTCGTTGCTGACGTCACCGTGGGCTCCGGGGAGCGACGGTGTTGTTCGTCGGCGCTTGCTGTGGCTGATTATCGCCGGATCCGTGCCAACCGCGATCATCGGTCTGACGTTCAAGGACGCCTTGACATCGGTGTTTCACAACATTCCGCTGGTCTGTGCCATGCTGTTGGTCACTGGAACCATCCTGTTTGCTGCGGAACGCTGGCGCCGTGGTGCGCGTAGTCAGGAGCAACTGACCCTGACCGATGCTCTGGTCACCGGACTGGTCCAGGGCTTTGCTATTTTGCCCGGCATCTCCCGTTCAGGATCGACCATTGCTGCCCTGCTGTTTCGCGGTGTTGATGGGGCGGTGGCGGCACGCTTTTCATTTTTGCTGTCGATGCCGGCTGTTGCCGGGGCGACGTTGATCTCACTCAAGGATCTGGACGGCTTGGCTGCCGGACAACTGCCCTTGTATCTGGCCGGGGGCGGCATGGCGTTCGTCAGTGGCCTGTTGTCGATCCATCTGTTGATGGCCGTGGTACGCAAGCGTCGCCTGGCGGCATTTGCCCTCTATTGCTGGGGTGCCGGAGCGGTGTTTTTTATGTTATCGTAGGCCGTGGATAAAACCGGACGCAAGTCCGTGTTTTTAAAGGTGTTGAAAACGCCTCGTTAAACCAGAAAAATCTCTGAACCCCGGTCTGGGCTAAAAGGATTCGAGCCGCTATGGATGATGATCAACAAAGCAGTCGTCGTGAACATTTGAAAAAAGAGATCTCCGCTCTGTTTTGGGCGGCGCTGGGTGCCTACCTGTGCATCTGCCTGCTCTCGTTTGATAACGGCGATCCGTCATTCAACAATAATCTCCATCCTGAGGTGATTCAGAATTTCGGTGGGCCCATCGGTGCCCATCTGGCTGACCTGTTCTATCAACTGTTTGGTCTGGCATCGCTGCTGTTGCCGCCCGCATGTTTCTTCTTTGCCTGGCGGTTATTTCGTTTTCGCGATCTGCATCCGCGCTGGTACAAGATTGGCGCGTTTCTGGCCATGGTGTTTGCCCTCGACGGCCTGATTGCGCTCAAAGTCGGAGAGGTCTCCCTCATGGGCCAGACCATTTCCGAGGCCGGGGGTGCCATTGGCCGCCTGTTGGTCGATATCCTCGCCGGAGCGCTTAATATTGGCGGTGCGGCTCTGGTGCTGGTGGTGTTCTTTCTGGTGTCCACCATGCTGCTGACCCGTTTCTCCCTGGTGTTATTTCTCGAAGGTCTCAGCGCCCGGTTGGCGGCACGGCTGGAACGACGCCGTGAGCGGCGTGAGCAGAAAAAGGTCTCTTCCGGCAAGAAAAAAGCCGAAGGGCCGGTGATTGCTGCACCGACGGGACCAATTACCAAAGCTCCCGCCACGGCCAAACCGGCTCGCAAGAAAAAAGCCCGCAAAGAGGTACCTGTCGAGCAGGAGTCGTTTGATTTCCTGGAGATCACCGGCAACTACCAACTGCCCTCGTTGTCGTTGCTCGATTACGAAGGCGAACCGACTCCGCCGGCAGACCGTGATGCGTTGATGGCTATGGCGCGTATTCTCGAAGCCAAACTCAAGGACTTTAACGTTGATGGCGAGGTGGTGGAGGTCAAGCCCGGTCCGGTGGTGACCATGTTTGAGTTTTCTCCGGCTCCCGGCATCAAGGTCAACAAGATTGCCGGTTTGTCCGACGATCTGTCCATGGCGTTGCGTGCTACCTCCATCCGTATTGTCGCCCCGATCCCCGGTCGCGGTGTGGTGGGCATTGAAATCCCCAACAACAATCGTGAAACCGTCTATCTCAAGGACATCCTTGAGTCGGACCTGTTCCGCAAAAGCGGTGGTCGTCTGCCCATGGCGCTGGGCAAGGATATTTTTGGCCAGACCTGCGTCAGTGATCTGGCCAAAATGCCGCATCTGCTGGTGGCGGGTTCCACCGGCAGTGGTAAGTCGGTGTCGATCAACACCATGATCCTGTCACTGCTCTATCGCGCCAACCCGGAAGACGTGCGCATTATCATGGTCGATCCGAAGATGCTCGAACTGTCGATCTATGAAGGGATTCCCCATCTGCTATTGCCGGTGGTCACCGATCCGAAAAAAGCTTCGCTGGCTCTGGGCTGGGCGGTGCGTGAGATGGAGCGGCGTTATCGGCTGATGGCTGATAAAGGTGTGCGCAATATCGACGGTTACAACAAGAAGATCGCCAAGGAAGAAAAAGACAAAGAACGGCTGGCACGTCTTGAAGCCGCCGCTGCGGCCAGTGAACTGTCCGGCGAGGAGATGCCGTTTGAAGACGAAGCGCAGGCCCCTCTCGATTTGCCGCCAGCCGCTGAAGAAGAATTGGATCACGGTCATCTGCCCTATATTGTTGTCATTGTCGATGAGCTGGCCGACCTGATGCTGGTGGCCGGGCGTGAGATTGAAGAGCATATTGCCCGTCTCGCCCAGATGGCGCGGGCCGCCGGTATCCACCTGATTCTGGCCACTCAGCGTCCCAGCGTTGATGTTATTACCGGTCTGATTAAAGCGAACTTCCCGACACGCATCTCGTTCAAGGTCTTCTCGCGCATCGATTCCCGTACCATCCTCGATACCAGTGGCGCGGAAAACCTGCTCGGCATGGGTGATATGTTGTTCCTGCCACCGGGGACCAGTACCTTGCAACGCGTTCATGGTGCGTTTGTTTCCGAGCTGGAAGTGCAAAAAGTGGTCGACTTTCTCACCAAGCAAGGCAGTCCTGATTACGATACCACCATCCTGACACCGCCGCCTTCTTCTGGAGGAGACAGTGATGAGGACCTCGAATACGATGAACGCTGGGACGAAGCCGTGGCCTTGGTGGCCCAGGCGCAACAGGCGTCGATCTCCATGGTTCAGCGACGTTTGCGCATCGGCTACAACCGTGCGGCGCGGATCATTGAGAAGATGGAGCAGGAGGGGATTGTTGGTCCGTCGGACGGGACGAGTAAGGGGCGTGAGGTGTTGATTCAGTCTCATGATAACGACTGATTTCGATGGTGCGCGTTTAAGTCTTCGGGGCTTTCGCGCCCACACGGCGGGTCCCTTTTGTGTCGACAAAAGAGGCGGAAAAACGACCCCCGACCATTACGCCCTTTGGGTTCCCTCTCTCTGTTCACTTACCCCACGATGTCGGCAAAACTCGCCCAGTCGGCATCAGTCCTCAAACGGTTTGCCGACACCCATCGCGGTGACGTTCACTCCGTTCGGCGCTGCTGAACGGGGGAGCTTGGTGGCAAAATCAGAAACAGTGGCGAGGGAGATGCCACGGAAGAGATAGAGAGCGGCACAGGTTTGTTCTCAACGTTTTATACCAGCGTTGATGCGTAGCAGGATTCGTCGTTCTAACAGGCTGTTGAAAAACAGCCTATGGAGCCCATGGACGGGCGACCAAAATCAAGGATATGTTTTCAAGTGCTAGATTTTGTAAGCAAGACGGAAATCGCATTTTCGGCTTGCGTCGTTGAAAAGGCCCCGGATGGGACTTTTTCAATACCCTGCTAAAGGGCGGCGAGCCGAATTCGTCATGTAAATGGGAAATCAACTCAGTGTCGGTGGGTTTGCGACCCCCCGGAGGGCCGGGTCAAAAAGCCGGTTTTGCATCCTTTTGTCGGCTTACAAAAGGATGGCGATTGCCGGGGCGCGTCCCGGCAGTTTTGACTTTGATCATCAGTAGAAGATTAAAAGCGTTTTCCCGTTTTTCTATATGGCTTGGTTGTCCTGTACTTGACCAATCGCAAGTGCTATGAATATTCTTTCATGTTGAAATTTGTTACGCTCCGCTGGCCGAGAGCTTGCTGTTCCCGGCGGATAAATCTTGTCTTGTGTAAGAAAGGAGCAACACCATGGAAAGCTTGTTGACCCCGTGGCTGCTGTGGTTTGTCGCCGGCGTGGCCCTGGCCCTGTTTGAGCTGGCCGTGCCGGGTTTCATCCTGATCTTTTTTGGTGTCGGCTGCCTGGTGGTGTCGGGTGTGCTTCTGGTCGTTGACCTCACCGTGACCGAGCAGGTGTGGCTGTTTGTCGCTGCCACCATCGTTAGTTTGTTGGCATTGCGTCGCTATGCCATGCGGGTGTTTGCCGGTTCTCAGGATGTGAATCCGGAAGATCAGCTGGTCGAACAGCCGCAGGGTACCGGTAAGGTGGTCGATCGGATTACCCCACAGACGCCGGGCCGCGTGGCGTATCGCGGTTCATTCTGGGATGCCGTGGCCACGGCAACGCTGGAGCCGGATGCTGTTGTTAAAGTGAATGGTTATGCAGAAAATTCCCGCACGGTTCTCAATGTGGAGCCTTTAGATTCTGCAGAATAATTGAACCCTGCCAACATCCTTACCGTCAATCTATTTGTGTTAACACAAGGAGCACTCTATGAATCCGTCATTGGTTGCCGTCATTATCTTTGCTGTTTTGGTCATTGTCGTCCTGGTCAAAACAGCGGTTATTGTTCCGCAGAAACACGAATACATCATCGAACGGTTGGGGAAATACAGCCGTACCCTTGGTGCCGGTTTTCATATTCTGTTGCCGTTTATCGACAAGGTCGCATACCGCTTCATGCTTAAGGAAGAGGTGGTCAATATTGCCAGCCAGACCTGTATCACCAAAGACAACGTCACTGTTGAAGTTGATGGTCTGATCTATCTGCAGGTACAGGACAGCAAACTCGCGGCCTACGGTATCAACGATTACCGCATTGCCTCCGCGCAACTGGCTCAGACCACTCTGCGTTCCTGCATTGGTCGCATCGATCTCGATAAAACCTTTGAAGAGCGTGAAAATATCAATGCTCAGGTGGTTCAAGCCATTGATGAAGCGGCCCAGAGTTGGGGGATCAAGTTGCTGCGTTACGAGGTGAGCGACATCGTGCCGCCGCAGTCGGTCAAGCAGGCCATGGAGGCGCAAATGACCGCTGAGCGGGCCAAGCGCGCCGAGATCGCCAAATCCGAAGGGGAGCGCCAATCAACCATTAACCGTGCTGAAGGGGAGCGTCAGGATGCTATCCTCAAGTCAGAGGGTGAAAAGCAGCGCATGATCAACGAAGCCGAAGGTCGTGCGGCGCAGATTCGTGCCGTGGCCGAAGCGACGGCCCAGGGGTTGCATATGATCGCCGAGCAACTGAAAAGCCCTGGTGGTTTGGATGCCGCTAATCTGCGGGTTGCCGAGCAGTATGTGGCGGAATTCGGCAAGCTGGCCAAAGAGTCCAATACCCTGATCGTGCCAAGTTCGGCCAGCGATGTGTCCTCCATGGTCAGTCATGCTATGGCCACCCTCAATACGTTAAAAAAATCGTAAGGAAATCGCGTGATCTCGACTGAAACTCTGTGGCGGGATATCGAAGCCATCCGAGAACAGGCACCGCTGGTGCACAATATCACCAACTTTGTTGTCATGAACACCACGGCCAATGCGTTGCTGTCTCTGGGCGCGTCGCCGGTGATGGCCCATGCCGCTGACGAGGTGGAGGAGATGGTTGGGCTGGCGTCAGCGCTGGTGGTCAATATTGGAACTTTGAGTCAGATGTGGGTCGACAGTATGGCCAAGGCGATTCCGGCGGCAGCGGCGCGCACCATCCCCATTGTGTTTGATCCGGTGGGGGCCGGTGCCACCCGTTTTCGTACCGAGAGTTGTTTGCGGTTGATGGGGCTGGCGCAGCCAACGGTGATTCGCGGCAATGCCTCAGAGATCATGGCCCTGGCCGGAGCCCAGGTGCAAACGCGTGGCGTGGACAGCGGTGCCGCTGTTGATGATGCCCAAGGGGCGGCCCGTCAATTGGCCCACCAGTGGCAGTGTGTGGTTGTGGTTAGTGGCGCCAGTGACCTGATCACCGACGGTGAAACCCTGTGGTGGGTGGATAACGGCCATGCCATGATGCCGCGGGTGACCGGGCTTGGCTGCACCGCTTCGGCGTTGGTTGGGGCGTTTTGTGCGGTTAATGATCAGCCGCTGACGGCAGCAGCGCATGCCATGAGTACGTTGGGAATATGTGGAGAGCTGGCTGCCGAGAGTAGTGCTGGGCCGGGTTCGCTGCAGGTGGCGGTGATTGATGCGTTGTATGGATTGACGCGTGAGGAGGTTGAAAGGCGGTTGCGGGTGAGAGGGTAAGAAGACTCTGGTGGCACGCGGGTTTTTGTGGTTCGTGGGGTGGTCAGGTTGCTTTGGCGAACTTCATCCGTTCGCGAAGGTGGTCCCCACGTGACGCGGGCTTCCGCGCCCGCACGTCGGGCCACATTTTGCGTCGACAAAAGTGGCGCAAAATCGACTCTCGACCATCTCAACGACGCTCTTTTCGTTCGGCGCTGCTGAACGAGAGAACTGAGGTGCAAAATAACACACGACTGTAGGGCGGGCACCGTCCCGCCCGTTTGATTGGTGCCACACCAGAGATAGAGCGCGACATCATATTGTTATCAACGTTTTACGCCAATGGTGATGACGCGCACGATTCGTCGACCTAAAGGGCGGCGAGCCGAATCTGTGAAGCATCACGGAAACAGACGCATTGTCGGTTGATCTAGGTTCAGGAGGTGTTCAAGCTGGTTTTTGCATCCTTTTGAGCGGCCAGTCAAAAGTATGTCGGCTGCCGGGACGAAACCCGGCGGTCTTGACCTTGCTTTTGATCTTCAGTGGATCGCCTTTCGGAGCTGATCGCTCTGGCAAACTTCATCCGTTCGCGAAGGTGGTCCCCACGTGACGCGGGCTTCCGCGCCCACACGTCGGGCCACATTTTGCGTCGACAAAAGTGGCGCAAAATCGACTCTCGACCATTGCGCCCTGCGGGTTCCCTCACTGCATTCGCTTTCGCTGAGATGTCGGCAAAAACTCGGCCTGTTTGCAACAGTCTTCAAACAGTTTGCCGACGACCATCTCAACGACGCTCTTTTTGTTCGGCGCTGCTGAACGAGAGAACTGAGGTGCAAAATAACACACGACTGTAGGGCGGGCACCGTCCCGCCCGCTTGATTGGTGCCACGCCAGAGATAGAGCGCGACATCATATTGTTATCAACGTTTTACGCCAATGGTGATGACGCGCACGATTCGTCGACCTAAAGGGCGGCGAGCCGAATCTGTGAAGCATCACGGAAACAGACGCATTGTCGGTTGATCTAGGTTCAGGAGGTGTTCAAGCTGGTTTTTGCATCCTTTTGAGCGGCCAGTCAAAAGTATGTCGGCTGCCGGGACGAAACCCGGCGGTCTTGACTTTGACTTTGGCCTTGACCTTGACCTTCAGTGGTTCGTAATACGAAACGAATCGCACCGGCGAACATCATCCGTTTGCGAAGGTGGTACCCACGTGACGCGGGCTTCCGCGCCCGCACGTCGGGGCACTTTTGCGTCGACAAAAGTACCACAAAATCGACTCCCAAGGGGTTGTCATCAATCAGCCTTCACGGAGTTGTTGCGGATCTTTTTCACGTCAGCGGCGTTATCGGTCGTCGCCATAGAACGACTATAGCTCCTCCCTCTGCCTTGCTGACGCAAAAAATCTCACGCAACACCTCTCGTTCATCTGATCAATAACAACCCCATTGCGCCCTTACGGGTTCCCTCTCTGCGTTCACTAACACCGCGATGTCGGCAAAACTCGCCCAGTCGGCATCTGTCCTCAAACAGGTTGCCGACGACCATCGCGCTGACCGTTCTCTTCGTTCGGCGCTGCTGAACGGGAGGGCTTGGCTGCTAAATGACACTCTGCCGCAAGGGCGGGCACCGTCCCGCCCGTTTGATCGGTGCCACACCAGTGGTAGAGCGCGACTTAAGATTGTTATCACCGTTTTACGCCAAAGATGATGCGTTGCATGATTCGTCAACCTAAAGGGCGGCGAGCCGGATCTGTGACGCGTAACGGAAACAGACGCATTGTCGGTTAATCCAGGTTCAGGAGGTGTTCAAGCTGGTTTTTGCATACTTTTGAGCGGCAAGTCAAAAGTATGTCGGCTGCCGGGACGAGACCCGGCGGTTTTGATCTTGGTTTTAAGGTGTAGGAATAAAAAGAAACAGCCCCTTGCGAGCTCAAAACGCAAGGGGCTGTTTCTTTTTATCTTGTTGAGTGCCAATCAGGCTTCGCGTCCCAACGCTTTAAGCATGGCCTGCCCCATACCGGTCGGACTGGTTGAAACCGTCACGCCGCATTCAGTCAGCGCGGCAATCTTGTCTTCCGCGCGTCCCTTGCCGCCGCTGATGATGGCCCCGGCATGCCCCATCCGTTTGCCCGGAGGGGCCGTCTGCCCGGCGATAAACGCCGCCACCGGCTTGGTCATGTTCTCCTGCACCCATTGTGCGGCATCCTCTTCGGCGCTGCCGCCGATCTCACCGATCATCAGTACCCCTTCGGTCTCGGGGTCGTTGTTGAACATTTTTAGGACATCGATAAATTTCAGACCGATGATCGGGTCACCGCCGATGCCGACACAGGTGGATTGGCCGAGACCGACATCGGTGAGTTGCTTAACCGCTTCGTAAGTCAGGGTGCCGCTACGTGACACCACGCCGATCTTGCCCGGTTTGTGAATGTAGCCCGGCATGATGCCGATTTTGCATTCTCCGGGGGTGATCAGGCCGGGGCAGTTGGGGCCGACCAGCTTGGTGGGGCTGTCCTCCACGACCTGACGGGCCATCACCATATCGCGTACCGGGACCCCCTCGGTAATGCACACGACCAGATCGACTCCAGCTTCGCAGGCTTCGAGAATGGCATCGGCTGCTCCCGGTGG encodes the following:
- a CDS encoding undecaprenyl-diphosphate phosphatase, translated to MNLIHALLLGLLQGATEFLPVSSSGHLAIAQYFIKGFEQPGVLFDVVLHCGTLCAVLIYFWKDVCSLLTSPWAPGSDGVVRRRLLWLIIAGSVPTAIIGLTFKDALTSVFHNIPLVCAMLLVTGTILFAAERWRRGARSQEQLTLTDALVTGLVQGFAILPGISRSGSTIAALLFRGVDGAVAARFSFLLSMPAVAGATLISLKDLDGLAAGQLPLYLAGGGMAFVSGLLSIHLLMAVVRKRRLAAFALYCWGAGAVFFMLS
- the sucD gene encoding succinate--CoA ligase subunit alpha encodes the protein MSILINKDTKVIVQGMTGKTGMFHTRECRDYGTNIVAGVTPGKGGIHVEGIPVFDTMEEAVRITGGNASMIFVPPPGAADAILEACEAGVDLVVCITEGVPVRDMVMARQVVEDSPTKLVGPNCPGLITPGECKIGIMPGYIHKPGKIGVVSRSGTLTYEAVKQLTDVGLGQSTCVGIGGDPIIGLKFIDVLKMFNNDPETEGVLMIGEIGGSAEEDAAQWVQENMTKPVAAFIAGQTAPPGKRMGHAGAIISGGKGRAEDKIAALTECGVTVSTSPTGMGQAMLKALGREA
- a CDS encoding NfeD family protein, which translates into the protein MESLLTPWLLWFVAGVALALFELAVPGFILIFFGVGCLVVSGVLLVVDLTVTEQVWLFVAATIVSLLALRRYAMRVFAGSQDVNPEDQLVEQPQGTGKVVDRITPQTPGRVAYRGSFWDAVATATLEPDAVVKVNGYAENSRTVLNVEPLDSAE
- the thiM gene encoding hydroxyethylthiazole kinase, translating into MISTETLWRDIEAIREQAPLVHNITNFVVMNTTANALLSLGASPVMAHAADEVEEMVGLASALVVNIGTLSQMWVDSMAKAIPAAAARTIPIVFDPVGAGATRFRTESCLRLMGLAQPTVIRGNASEIMALAGAQVQTRGVDSGAAVDDAQGAARQLAHQWQCVVVVSGASDLITDGETLWWVDNGHAMMPRVTGLGCTASALVGAFCAVNDQPLTAAAHAMSTLGICGELAAESSAGPGSLQVAVIDALYGLTREEVERRLRVRG
- a CDS encoding SPFH domain-containing protein, with translation MNPSLVAVIIFAVLVIVVLVKTAVIVPQKHEYIIERLGKYSRTLGAGFHILLPFIDKVAYRFMLKEEVVNIASQTCITKDNVTVEVDGLIYLQVQDSKLAAYGINDYRIASAQLAQTTLRSCIGRIDLDKTFEERENINAQVVQAIDEAAQSWGIKLLRYEVSDIVPPQSVKQAMEAQMTAERAKRAEIAKSEGERQSTINRAEGERQDAILKSEGEKQRMINEAEGRAAQIRAVAEATAQGLHMIAEQLKSPGGLDAANLRVAEQYVAEFGKLAKESNTLIVPSSASDVSSMVSHAMATLNTLKKS
- a CDS encoding DNA translocase FtsK 4TM domain-containing protein, giving the protein MDDDQQSSRREHLKKEISALFWAALGAYLCICLLSFDNGDPSFNNNLHPEVIQNFGGPIGAHLADLFYQLFGLASLLLPPACFFFAWRLFRFRDLHPRWYKIGAFLAMVFALDGLIALKVGEVSLMGQTISEAGGAIGRLLVDILAGALNIGGAALVLVVFFLVSTMLLTRFSLVLFLEGLSARLAARLERRRERREQKKVSSGKKKAEGPVIAAPTGPITKAPATAKPARKKKARKEVPVEQESFDFLEITGNYQLPSLSLLDYEGEPTPPADRDALMAMARILEAKLKDFNVDGEVVEVKPGPVVTMFEFSPAPGIKVNKIAGLSDDLSMALRATSIRIVAPIPGRGVVGIEIPNNNRETVYLKDILESDLFRKSGGRLPMALGKDIFGQTCVSDLAKMPHLLVAGSTGSGKSVSINTMILSLLYRANPEDVRIIMVDPKMLELSIYEGIPHLLLPVVTDPKKASLALGWAVREMERRYRLMADKGVRNIDGYNKKIAKEEKDKERLARLEAAAAASELSGEEMPFEDEAQAPLDLPPAAEEELDHGHLPYIVVIVDELADLMLVAGREIEEHIARLAQMARAAGIHLILATQRPSVDVITGLIKANFPTRISFKVFSRIDSRTILDTSGAENLLGMGDMLFLPPGTSTLQRVHGAFVSELEVQKVVDFLTKQGSPDYDTTILTPPPSSGGDSDEDLEYDERWDEAVALVAQAQQASISMVQRRLRIGYNRAARIIEKMEQEGIVGPSDGTSKGREVLIQSHDND